In Uranotaenia lowii strain MFRU-FL chromosome 2, ASM2978415v1, whole genome shotgun sequence, one genomic interval encodes:
- the LOC129743866 gene encoding LIM domain kinase 1 isoform X2, with protein sequence MGDIKQQGNSISSCASCCNGLDEQEIISALGQEWHADCFRCSVCDTHLCSWYFEKDGMLFCKDDYWQKYGEHCQQCNQIISGPVMVAGDHKFHPECFRCDACKNYIGDKETYALVERSKLFCGQCYKRKIQELNLKTGIDIPDNTMTHTNENDLKKTHHSIRLVEIPWSNARKDGIRLAVDGNRYGVSQHSKTGDCKGVRISEIDLVTDLTSLHIGDKILEVNGTPVKDSPLENVEKLIKDSGKVLQLTIEHDPEAINLIKQNCKPDEFCDVISRDIDGSNEPISRDLSTSPNKFDKERLFRKKDEGYMSGSSRKLKRGKDTNCNNSSNNLKEKERSSSMSKLLDENHQHHSGEFYDLSRTKSFRVEQKAARIFRASDLVQGELLGKGFFGQVFKVTHRVTQEVMVLKELYRVDEEAQKNFLKEVAVLRSLSHHNVLRFIGVLYKDKKLHLVTEYIPGGSLKELIHDSGLPLPWEQRLSFARDISCGMSYLHSMNIIHRDLNSLNCLVREDKTVIVADFGLARILKQPFTTAYEKCSQSNGSGSIGRRERPRRQRYTVVGNPYWMAPEMMRGNKYDEKVDIFSFGIVLCEIIGRVQADPDFLPRTSDFGLNQVVFKDKFCTQCPEPFYKIAFLCCDLNPDKRPPFDLLEIWFKGMVRNGVPGSLFPPHIVYEIEHFKGQKSNDSSKCTTPDGLATPPASGVKPSMSFKRISEEIAEDQMGKEVMKKVDMGIDMADSVKCSLESNSEISMRKSPTDKQEISTIISNKNPCSGKNNVSGLIESEASIPTSPHLSKDFSPNGDRIRDSIRAKRRQRMLMSREHQRKSLDASNLVMKLCDADLASHNDTSLSEPTSLIQIDTDRLISPVATRDVLNSVRDTLKKHSDIVIRTEEIPRAKHYGEKGFIINLNNGSLTLNNVKDLEGCSDFDSSCDTSLNFIEVNETSSSSVPALKEKVDTMTTEKDVRNIWSIHPKSTTDQNEPTSIKRNMEDIKTFLAMNRKDSTEKQYEKENLKTEATNRDSKSRIFSKINPLANILGGRNSSPDKTRSKSPVKKGKVNSKLNSVNDDPILENRNSCSSPSSSLKKSDSGNQSKTSQSNNADKSMFSSKKISPTSDLKPQSSFGANLSAGEVSGNGISRLNATKNLYSDKNFPHVFNYRSNKKTPNTPISHGSAVASDAICTSRYSTYSMNTFSNNHSNKLKTTSITNSMSRKPPISGSVPNNSSGINLLGLGKNRTFKPKENSSKQQSKLRNSVCIQERPVERYVALSSPQSSGSGNNSRTESPSPTGANAKIRSSNRATMLSPENIHNLNKRLLETRKNTKDTGASTSNPMGCAQNGYLDTSENETSQPRPGHPRRLGGDAHKTSLTNIKQKRIDAKATSD encoded by the exons TCCATCCAGAGTGCTTTCGTTGTGATGCATGTAAAAATTACATAGGCGATAAAGAAACATATGCACTGGTGGAGCGATCTAAATTGTTCTG TGGACAATGCTACAAGCGTAAAATCCAAGAATTAAATCTTAAAACAGGAATTGACATCCCGGACAACACTATGACCCACACTAATGAGAATGATCTGAAAAAGACGCATCATTCGATCCGGTTGGTGGAAATACCTTGGTCCAATGCTAGAAAAGATGGCATTAGATTAGCAGTAGATGGCAATAGATATGGTGTTTCTCAACATTCTAAGACCGGAGATTGCAAAGGTGTACGGATTTCAGA AATCGATTTAGTCACTGATTTAACGTCTCTTCATATCGGGGATAAAATATTAGAAGTCAATGGTACCCCCGTGAAGGATTCTCCATTGGAGAATGTGGAAAAGTTAATCAAAGATTCCGGTAAAGTGTTGCAACTAACGATAGAGCATGACCCAGAAGCTATAAATCTCATCAAACAAAACTGCAAACCCGATGAATTTTGCGATGTGATTTCACGGGATATTGATGGGTCCAATGAACCTATTTCAAGAGATCTATCAACTTCACCGAATAAGTTTGATAAGGAGAGACTTTTCCGTAAAAAAGACGAAGGTTATATGAGTGGATCATCCAGGAAGTTAAAACGAGGCAAGGACACTAACTGTAATAATT CCTCAAACAATCTCAAAGAAAAAGAGCGTAGTTCCAGTATGTCCAAGTTGTTAGACGAAAATCATCAACATCACAGTGGCGAGTTCTACGATCTTTCGCGTACAAAATCGTTCAGAGTGGAGCAAAAGGCTGCGCGTATTTTTCGTGCGTCTGATCTAGTTCAAGGTGAGCTGTTGGGTAAGGGATTTTTCGGTCAAGTGTTCAAGGTGACTCACCGAGTAACTCAAGAAGTGATGGTACTTAAAGAACTTTATCGTGTGGACGAAgaagctcaaaaaaatttcctaaaagAGGTAGCCGTATTACGATCTCTGTCTCATCACAATGTGCTAAGATTTATCGGCGTGCTATATAAAGATAAAAAGTTACACTTGGTAACAGAATACATCCCTGGGGGCTCGTTGAAAGAGTTAATTCACGATTCTGGATTGCCACTCCCGTGGGAACAGCGACTCAGCTTCGCTCGGGACATTTCGTGTGGTATGAGCTACTTACATTCCATGAATATTATTCATCGAGATCTGAACTCTTTAAACTGTTTGGTACGAGAGGATAAAACAGTGATCGTAGCTGATTTCGGATTGGCACGAATATTAAAACAACCGTTTACAACTGCTTATGAAAAGTGTTCACAGTCGAATGGTTCTGGATCGATTGGAAGGAGAGAGCGTCCAAGACGACAAAGATATACCGTTGTGGGTAATCCATATTGGATGGCTCCGGAAATGATGCGTGGAAATAAGTATGACGAAAAAGTGGACATATTCTCTTTCGGTATTGTGTTATGTGAAATCATCGGTCGAGTGCAAGCTGATCCAGATTTTCTCCCAAGAACCTCGGATTTTGGTCTCAATCAGGTGGTCTTCAAAGATAAATTTTGCACACAATGCCCCGAACCATTCTACAAAATTGCGTTCCTGTGTTGCGATTTGAACCCTGACAAGAG GCCACCTTTCGACTTGttggaaatttggttcaaaGGTATGGTAAGGAATGGTGTACCCGGGTCTCTGTTTCCACCCCACATTGTGTATGAGATCGAGCATTTTAAAGGACAGAAAAGTAATGATTCCAGTAAGTGTACAACGCCTGATGGATTGGCCACACCACCGGCCAGTGGCGTGAAACCTTCGATGAGCTTCAAACGAATAAGCGAAGAAATAGCGGAAGATCAAATGGGTAAGGAAGTCATGAAAAAAGTGGATATGGGTATTGATATGGCCGATAGTGTAAAATGTTCATTAGAGTCGAACAGTGAAATATCAATGAGAAAATCTCCAACAGATAAACAGGAAATAAGCACCATTATCTCTAACAAGAACCCCTGCAGTGGTAAAAATAACGTTAGTGGATTAATAGAAAGTGAAGCGTCAATTCCGACTTCCCCACATTTAAGTAAGGATTTCTCTCCGAACGGGGATCGCATAAGGGACAGTATCAGAGCAAAGCGTAGACAACGAATGCTGATGAGCCGTGAGCATCAGCGCAAGTCACTAGATGCAAGTAACTTGGTGATGAAGTTATGTGATGCTGATTTAGCTAGTCATAACGACACAAGCTTATCAGAACCAACCAGTTTGATACAGATAGATACCGATAGGCTGATTTCACCGGTTGCAACTAGAGACGTACTAAATAGCGTGCgagatactttaaaaaaacattcagaTATTGTCATTAGAACAGAAGAAATACCTAGGGCCAAACACTACGGAGAGAAGGGTTTcattataaatttgaataatggaaGTTTGACACTGAATAATGTTAAAGACCTCGAGGGTTGTTCTGACTTTGATTCGAGTTGTGAtacaagtttaaattttattgaagttaATGAAACTAGTAGCTCTTCAGTGCCAGCACTCAAAGAAAAAGTAGATACAATGACTACGGAAAAGGACGTGAGAAACATTTGGTCAATTCATCCAAAGTCTACTACTGACCAAAATGAACCGACGTCAATCAAAAGAAATATGGAagatattaaaacttttttagctATGAATCGTAAAGATTCAACTGAAAAGCAATACGAGAAGGAAAATCTCAAAACTGAAGCTACGAATCGGGATTCGAAAAGTCGAATATTCAGTAAAATAAATCCGTTGGCTAATATTCTTGGCGGGAGGAATAGTTCACCGGACAAAACTCGTTCCAAAAGTCCGGTTAAAAAAGGAAAGGTTAACTCAAAGTTAAATTCTGTTAACGATGATCCAATTTTGGAAAATCGTAATAGTTGTTCTTCTCCTTCGtccagtttgaaaaaaagtgattcaGGCAATCAGTCCAAAACCTCGCAGTCAAATAATGCAGATAAATCGATGtttagctcgaaaaaaatttctcctaCTTCGGATTTGAAACCTCAGTCCAGTTTTGGAGCAAATTTGTCTGCCGGAGAAGTTTCTGGCAATGGCATTTCAAGGCTCaatgcaacaaaaaatttatattcggATAAAAATTTTCCTCACGTTTTTAACTATAGGAGCAACAAAAAGACACCAAATACACCAATATCTCATGGTTCTGCCGTCGCTTCGGATGCCATATGTACAAGTAGGTATAGTACTTACTCTATGAAcacattttcaaataatcatagtaaTAAGTTAAAAACAACTTCAATAACCAACTCAATGAGCAGGAAGCCTCCAATTAGTGGAAGTGTACCTAATAATAGTTCAGGAATAAATTTACTTGGCCTAGGAAAAAATCGTACCTTTAAACCTAAGGAAAACAGCTCCAAACAGCAATCGAAACTCCGGAATTCTGTGTGTATTCAGGAACGACCAGTTGAACGATACGTGGCCTTATCATCTCCCCAAAGTAGTGGTAGTGGTAATAATTCTCGAACTGAATCACCTTCGCCTACTGGAGCAAATGCTAAGATTCGATCTTCTAATCGCGCTACGATGTTGTCTCCTGAGAATATTCACAATCTAAATAAAAGACTCCTGGAAACTCGCAAAAACACAAAAGATACGGGAGCTTCTACGAGTAATCCAATGGGTTGTGCTCAGAATGGTTATTTGGATACCAGCGAGAATGAAACAAGTCAACCCCGCCCGGGTCATCCCCGACGCTTGGGTGGAGATGCTCATAAAACAAGTCTTACTAACATAAAACAGAAACGCATCGATGCTAAAGCTACTTCAGATTAG